CGTTATTGCTGGCGCCACTTCCGGCATAGATATAATTGCCACCGTAGTTCACATAACAGGCAAATCCGCCTTTCATCCCCTTGGTGAAACCGGGCTCATTGAGAGGAGACCAGGAATTAGAAGAAGGATCATATTTATAGAACTCATTTGTGCCACCACCCTTAAAGACATAGACATATTCTTCATCGTCAACGATATAGGCGCCTTTCTTCACCTTCTTATTCCGCTCCCCGCTCGGTAGAGAACAGGCAACCGACCAGGAATTACTATTGATATTATAGCGCATAAAGTCTTTGGTATTATTCCCCAAGATGAGATAGACATTTTCACCCAAAGCCGTAATACCACCACCACCTTTCACCTTCTTATTGCTCAATTGCCCACTAACCTCAGGCATCTTCTCCCAATTGGCATAGCCGGGTAAAGAGGCTTCAATAATTGAGAAACCCCAGGCGCTTCCGATATAACCATAAGAACCTAAGGCATGGACCGCCATATAATCATCACATGCTGGTTTATAGTAGCCAAAAAGGGTAGGATTTGCCGGATTTGACACATCAATCACTCTGAGACCTTTTTCATCGGCTACAATAAAGGCATACTCCTTGATCGGCAAACCACCACGGGTGACGGAAACTTCTGTGTACCAAAAATTCTCTTCCTGATATTGCCCCAAGAAGTCGGGGTTTTCCGGATTGGTTATATCATAGATTTTAAGGAAAGCGTTTGGGTAAATACTTCCAATAAGGTAAAGGCGATTGCCAAAAACCGAAAGACTATGCGGATAGAAATCTCCTGTGGAAACAAAGCGCACAAGAGATGGTGCATTAGGGTCCAAGACATTAATTATATAGAAGCCGGAAGAACCGGTTGAAGAATTATAACCAGAGATATAAGCATAAGAACCGGAGATAACGATATCGTCAAATAAATACCCATCATCTGGATAAAAGAAACCTCTTGGTGCAGGAGAGTTCGGATTACTAATATCCAAAATCTGAAGGAAATTCCACATAAGATAAGCATAATTATCGGAGACTTTAACATTCCAGAAATATCCGGGGTAGGTGCTTCTCCTTTGGGGAATTTGGGGATTTGAGATGTCAATGATATATAAAGAATCCCAAGCAAGGACATAGGCATAACTGTTTCTCACATCCAGAGCACGCGCTCCGCTGAGAATATATTTTCCAACACTCTGGGGATTATTCCTGGGAACAATTCTTATCACCTGAAGACCGGAATCAGAGGCGACATAGGCATATGTTCCTGAGACAAAAACATCTCGGATTTCATTTCCTTCTTCTCCTTCTTCAAATTCGTATTCTCCGGCTAAAAAGACACCACCAGTTGGGTCGGTTAGGTCAATCACCTTAAAGCCATCACCAACAACATAGCCATAGGTTTTAACCGGACCAACCCTCACCCGAACATCTCTCGCTTCTACATTGGCAATGCCAATCCGGTAAGGATTATGTGGGTCGGCAATATTAATAATCTTTAAGCCATCCCCACTGGCAATATACGCATAGTTCCCAAGGACAAATATTGCATTACCACCTTCCCGCAGCCGAGCCAAAAGACTTGGACTTTCTGGATTAGAAACATCAATAATACCAAAAGCCCTTTTCCAAAATTCATCATAGCCAACAACATAGGCATAATCCCCTGAGACATAGACATCCCAAATATGCCAATCAGTGAATGAGCCAACGAACCCGGGATTAGACGGGTTAGAGATGTTGATAATATAAAGACCCTCATCGCAGCCAACATAGGCGAGGTCATTCTGAACAAAGACCTTATTGGCAGAAATCCCTTCATAAGAACCAACTTCATTAGGAGAGGATGGGTCAGAGACATCTATTATCCGTAGACCGAAATTCCAATCCGCAACATAGACATAAGGGAAAGAGAAAGCAACACCCATTGCCCAATTTGCCGGGCATTCGCCACAAATATAAGGATCATGAGGATTATTTGGGTCAAAAAAGTCAATTATCCTTAAACCTATATAAGCATCCGCGACATAGGCATACCTATCAGAGACAACAACATCCTGAGGATAATAATTTAAAGTAAGAGAACTAATCTCCTCAGGATTTGCTGGGTCGGTAATATCAATAATATGAAATTCGGCTGGCCAACTACTTACCGCATAAGCATAATCTCCCTGAATATCAACCCCAATTCCATCCCAATTTCCGCAACCACCAACGACCGGTGGTCCGAAATCATTAGCATCATAGATAAAGAGAAAATTCTCACCCGTGAGGTAAATCATCCGATTCTGAACAGAGAGTCCATCACCTTCTTCCGTAATCTCACCATCAGTTTCAAGATGGCAGACTAAAATAGGGTTTTCTGGATTATAAATATTAATGATGAATACCTCGTTGTCTGCTGCTAAGTAAGCATAATCACCTTCTATCTCCATCGTTAGACCATAGACATCTGCCAACTGGGTAACAAGAGAAGGGTTTTGT
This portion of the candidate division WOR-3 bacterium genome encodes:
- a CDS encoding T9SS type A sorting domain-containing protein; the encoded protein is TLYDVVVQGNYAYIGDQKGFRVVDITTQPPTNVGYLQYDNPCWQIAVSGSYAYVIKDWAFFAIIDLSDPTNPTEMSSLPIYDIWDCKVQGNYAFVFGEDGFYVIDISDPQNPSLVTQLADVYGLTMEIEGDYAYLAADNEVFIINIYNPENPILVCHLETDGEITEEGDGLSVQNRMIYLTGENFLFIYDANDFGPPVVGGCGNWDGIGVDIQGDYAYAVSSWPAEFHIIDITDPANPEEISSLTLNYYPQDVVVSDRYAYVADAYIGLRIIDFFDPNNPHDPYICGECPANWAMGVAFSFPYVYVADWNFGLRIIDVSDPSSPNEVGSYEGISANKVFVQNDLAYVGCDEGLYIINISNPSNPGFVGSFTDWHIWDVYVSGDYAYVVGYDEFWKRAFGIIDVSNPESPSLLARLREGGNAIFVLGNYAYIASGDGLKIINIADPHNPYRIGIANVEARDVRVRVGPVKTYGYVVGDGFKVIDLTDPTGGVFLAGEYEFEEGEEGNEIRDVFVSGTYAYVASDSGLQVIRIVPRNNPQSVGKYILSGARALDVRNSYAYVLAWDSLYIIDISNPQIPQRRSTYPGYFWNVKVSDNYAYLMWNFLQILDISNPNSPAPRGFFYPDDGYLFDDIVISGSYAYISGYNSSTGSSGFYIINVLDPNAPSLVRFVSTGDFYPHSLSVFGNRLYLIGSIYPNAFLKIYDITNPENPDFLGQYQEENFWYTEVSVTRGGLPIKEYAFIVADEKGLRVIDVSNPANPTLFGYYKPACDDYMAVHALGSYGYIGSAWGFSIIEASLPGYANWEKMPEVSGQLSNKKVKGGGGITALGENVYLILGNNTKDFMRYNINSNSWSVACSLPSGERNKKVKKGAYIVDDEEYVYVFKGGGTNEFYKYDPSSNSWSPLNEPGFTKGMKGGFACYVNYGGNYIYAGSGASNNEWKRFNLETGNWENALPQNLPCEKAKVGSGLTYADGGKIYFLQGGGKKNYFWFCDLSAESPTWVTLESLPLVAVNKKKKVKEGGCIEWFNGRVYAVKGGNTKEFWAYNPNNNSWQYLGDITEATKGIKCGRSLTSSEYASGLFCLIGNNTNEFFYYPASGILVKELTSAAMENVSEKKIGISVVPNPTKGLTKVYYHLPKKEVATLKIYNTLGSLVYSSKSDKGEFEIKKLPAGIYLLRFEFASVGYKEEKKLIVVK